A region from the Mycobacteriales bacterium genome encodes:
- a CDS encoding universal stress protein, protein MAPSSPTVVVGVDGSRESVDALRWAIGYAGCAGGSVRAVTAWHRQMDPGYYGGMAGGYAGYPPIDPRLAADSATATLAAVVHDAAGEKPAVSIQQRVVEGHPAGVLIDEARSADLLVVGARGHSAITNLLIGSVSTHCIHHAACPVVVVRHGATTTGP, encoded by the coding sequence ATGGCCCCGTCCTCACCGACCGTCGTCGTCGGAGTAGACGGTTCCCGCGAATCCGTCGACGCGCTGCGTTGGGCCATCGGTTACGCCGGCTGCGCGGGCGGCAGCGTCCGCGCCGTCACCGCCTGGCACCGGCAGATGGACCCGGGCTACTACGGCGGCATGGCCGGTGGCTACGCCGGATACCCACCGATCGATCCACGTCTCGCCGCCGACAGCGCCACCGCAACCCTCGCCGCGGTCGTGCATGACGCCGCCGGCGAGAAACCAGCCGTATCAATCCAACAACGCGTTGTCGAGGGCCACCCCGCCGGCGTCCTCATCGACGAGGCGCGATCAGCGGACCTCCTCGTTGTCGGTGCCCGGGGCCACAGTGCCATCACCAATCTGCTGATCGGTTCGGTCAGCACCCACTGCATCCATCACGCGGCTTGCCCCGTCGTCGTCGTCCGACACGGCGCAACGACGACCGGACCATGA
- a CDS encoding DUF2249 domain-containing protein, whose translation MGRPESTWLSAPAEGGPADPLTSLRRSANGPTLADEHSLLVWQTCAYADELADAVGSAPRFTPAVDAMLGFCHYRLLPYLADEERRLTAADLRDSRMWQLLVADHTRLRADVENLESTRARQLLPLAASTLVGRLDRHAHREQGWVVDSAPAADDEEDWAIPLLLGDEIDLGALPAGRQEALALKRLAWMRPGETLRLHAGYDLHPLWCRHHARRPDGYGWVYERQGPTHWLARITRRPDCADG comes from the coding sequence ATGGGTCGGCCGGAGAGCACATGGCTGTCGGCACCGGCCGAGGGCGGACCGGCAGACCCGCTGACCAGCCTGCGCAGGTCGGCGAACGGTCCGACCTTGGCCGACGAGCACAGCCTGCTGGTCTGGCAGACCTGCGCCTACGCCGACGAGCTGGCCGACGCCGTCGGGTCCGCCCCCCGGTTCACCCCCGCCGTCGACGCGATGCTCGGGTTCTGCCACTACCGGCTGCTGCCCTACCTCGCCGACGAAGAACGGCGACTGACTGCAGCCGATCTGCGGGACAGCCGCATGTGGCAGCTGCTCGTCGCCGATCACACCCGGCTGCGGGCCGACGTGGAGAACCTGGAATCCACCCGGGCTCGCCAGCTGCTGCCACTGGCCGCCTCCACGCTGGTCGGCCGGCTCGACCGCCACGCCCACCGCGAACAGGGCTGGGTGGTCGACTCCGCCCCCGCAGCCGACGACGAGGAAGACTGGGCCATTCCCCTGCTGCTGGGCGACGAGATCGACCTAGGCGCCCTGCCCGCCGGACGCCAGGAAGCACTGGCGCTCAAGCGGCTGGCATGGATGCGGCCCGGCGAAACGCTCAGGCTGCATGCCGGGTACGACCTGCACCCGCTGTGGTGCCGCCACCACGCCCGCCGCCCCGACGGCTACGGCTGGGTCTACGAACGGCAGGGCCCGACCCATTGGCTGGCCCGGATCACCCGCCGTCCCGACTGTGCGGACGGTTGA
- a CDS encoding helix-turn-helix domain-containing protein encodes MAAATLIDPAVAALPSGRRAEVLGRLRDAGHPLSVGGVAELTGLHVNTARFHLDGLVEDGLAERRAEERDVPGRPKILYTAPGETPGPRSYRLLAEMLTGLVASLRNAGPVAQEVGRSWGRHLIERAAPSQRVDAGEAVDRLTRLLDGIGFAPEVAAGRSGREAELRLHHCPFLDVAQQHTDVVCAIHLGLMQGALAELDAPVQAVALEPFVTPNLCLARLRTHGRGRP; translated from the coding sequence GTGGCCGCCGCGACGCTGATCGACCCGGCGGTCGCCGCCCTACCGAGCGGACGGCGGGCGGAGGTGCTGGGCCGGCTCCGCGACGCCGGCCACCCGTTGTCGGTGGGCGGGGTCGCCGAGCTGACCGGCCTACACGTGAACACGGCCCGGTTCCATCTGGACGGGCTGGTCGAGGATGGGCTGGCGGAACGGCGCGCGGAGGAGCGCGACGTCCCGGGCCGGCCGAAGATCCTCTACACCGCGCCCGGTGAGACGCCAGGTCCGCGTAGTTACCGGCTGTTGGCCGAGATGTTGACCGGGCTGGTCGCCTCGCTGCGCAACGCCGGGCCGGTCGCGCAGGAGGTGGGCCGCTCCTGGGGCCGCCATCTGATCGAACGGGCGGCGCCGTCGCAGCGGGTGGACGCCGGCGAGGCGGTCGATCGGCTGACCCGGCTGCTGGACGGGATCGGGTTCGCCCCCGAGGTGGCCGCCGGCCGCAGCGGCCGAGAGGCGGAGCTGCGCTTGCACCACTGCCCGTTCCTCGACGTCGCCCAACAGCACACGGACGTGGTCTGCGCGATCCATCTCGGGCTCATGCAGGGCGCGCTGGCCGAACTCGACGCCCCGGTGCAGGCGGTCGCGTTGGAGCCGTTTGTCACCCCGAACCTGTGTCTGGCCCGGCTGCGGACCCACGGGCGGGGCCGGCCGTGA
- the fdxA gene encoding ferredoxin: protein MTYVIGEPCVDVVDRACVEECPVDCIYEGVRALYIHPDECVDCGACEPVCPVEAIYYEDDLPAQWAEYTEDNARFFSETLPGRDAPLDSPGGAAKLGRLGVDTPLVGSHPPRPKESAG, encoded by the coding sequence ATGACTTACGTGATCGGTGAACCGTGCGTCGATGTGGTGGACCGGGCCTGCGTCGAGGAATGCCCGGTCGACTGCATCTACGAAGGTGTGCGCGCCCTCTACATCCACCCGGACGAGTGTGTCGACTGCGGCGCGTGCGAGCCGGTGTGCCCGGTGGAGGCCATCTACTACGAAGACGACCTGCCCGCCCAGTGGGCCGAATACACAGAGGACAACGCCCGGTTCTTCTCCGAGACCCTGCCCGGCCGCGACGCGCCGCTGGACTCGCCGGGCGGAGCCGCGAAGCTCGGCCGCCTTGGGGTCGACACCCCCCTCGTCGGCTCCCATCCACCGCGGCCGAAGGAGTCGGCGGGGTAG
- a CDS encoding hemerythrin domain-containing protein, which yields MSVTTTGDAIAAVTTHHRHLRAAVDQRVDVLAAAARAGEPHQPAVHDLHQLLTTEVAPHARAEEEVLYAAAGPTLRPLVAGMIFEHETLRQLIAELDPAPDAADAVGVARAIREIFTGHVRRENELLLPALAADPGVDLVMLLPVMERRFAEYQAAATAQPS from the coding sequence ATGAGCGTCACCACCACCGGCGACGCCATCGCGGCCGTCACCACCCACCACAGGCACCTGCGCGCCGCTGTGGACCAGCGCGTCGACGTCCTCGCCGCCGCGGCGCGCGCCGGCGAGCCGCACCAGCCGGCCGTCCACGACCTGCACCAGTTGCTCACGACCGAGGTCGCCCCGCACGCCCGCGCGGAGGAGGAGGTGCTCTACGCCGCCGCCGGCCCGACCCTGCGTCCACTGGTCGCCGGCATGATCTTCGAACACGAGACGCTGCGCCAGCTCATCGCAGAGCTCGACCCGGCCCCGGACGCCGCGGACGCCGTCGGCGTGGCCCGGGCCATCCGCGAGATCTTCACCGGGCACGTGCGGCGGGAGAACGAGTTGCTGCTGCCCGCCCTCGCCGCCGACCCGGGAGTCGACCTCGTCATGCTGCTGCCGGTGATGGAACGCCGCTTCGCCGAATACCAGGCGGCAGCGACCGCCCAGCCCAGCTGA
- a CDS encoding carboxymuconolactone decarboxylase family protein — protein sequence MSHDVYPPATATISARRKALAPATHDAFTAFSEQVFADGALPEVTKQLIAVAVAHTTQCPYCIRGHTRLARRKGASDEQIMEAI from the coding sequence GTGAGCCACGATGTGTACCCGCCGGCGACGGCGACGATCAGCGCCCGGCGCAAGGCGCTGGCTCCGGCTACCCACGACGCGTTCACTGCGTTCAGCGAGCAGGTGTTCGCCGACGGAGCGCTGCCCGAGGTCACCAAGCAGTTGATCGCGGTCGCGGTCGCGCACACCACCCAGTGCCCGTACTGCATCCGGGGGCACACCCGGCTCGCGCGTCGCAAGGGCGCGAGCGACGAGCAGATCATGGAGGCGATCTAG
- a CDS encoding DUF488 family protein, which yields MARDHPEPGLRARPAAGRVFLVERLWPRGVRRAELPIDGWTKDAAPSTELRRWFGHDPAKWVEFRRRYTRELDANPQAWASLAQAAARGQVTLLYSSRDTEHNNAVVLRDYLARHSAAKAKG from the coding sequence GTGGCCCGTGATCACCCTGAGCCGGGTCTACGGGCTCGACCGGCGGCCGGCCGGGTCTTTCTCGTCGAGCGGCTGTGGCCGCGCGGGGTGCGCCGGGCAGAGCTGCCGATCGACGGGTGGACGAAAGACGCCGCGCCGAGCACCGAGCTGCGTCGCTGGTTCGGCCACGATCCGGCGAAGTGGGTCGAGTTCCGGCGCCGCTACACCCGCGAACTCGACGCGAACCCGCAGGCCTGGGCCTCCCTCGCGCAGGCCGCCGCCCGCGGGCAAGTCACCCTGCTCTACAGCTCCCGGGACACCGAGCACAACAACGCCGTCGTGCTCCGTGACTACCTGGCCCGCCACAGCGCGGCCAAGGCGAAGGGGTAG
- a CDS encoding cupin domain-containing protein gives MNKMSLAALGRELLDRARGSGSGRSAETVYGGHESTLRQTLIALTGGTTLGEHDSPGEATVHVLSGRARLGAGADAWIGRDGDLLVIPPSRHHLYAIEDTVLLLTVAKPG, from the coding sequence GTGAACAAGATGTCGCTGGCGGCGCTCGGCCGCGAGCTCCTCGACCGCGCCCGCGGCTCGGGCAGCGGGCGGAGCGCGGAGACCGTCTACGGCGGACACGAGTCCACCCTGCGGCAAACCCTCATCGCGCTCACCGGCGGCACCACGCTGGGCGAGCACGACAGCCCCGGTGAGGCCACTGTGCACGTCCTGTCCGGCCGGGCCCGTCTCGGCGCGGGCGCCGATGCCTGGATCGGCCGCGACGGCGACCTGCTGGTCATCCCGCCCAGCCGGCACCACCTGTACGCCATCGAGGACACCGTGCTGCTGCTCACCGTCGCCAAACCCGGCTAG